CATCCGCGCAATCTTGTTGGCAAGCGCAATGGCGGCAACCTTGGTCGGGCGCCGACCTAACAAGGCCGTGAGCCAGGGCCGATGCCCGGTGCCGTGGATCTTGGCATAGCGGATGACGGCAAGTGCTCCGGCCACGAACAGGCCGCGCAGATAACGGTCCCCCTGTTTAGTGATGCTGCCGAGCCGCTCCTTACCCCCACTTGAGTGCTGTTTGGGAACGAGCCCAATCCAGGCCGAGAAGTTACGTCCTGATCGGAAGGTCCTGGGGTCAGCAACACCCGCGACCAAGGCGGTCGCCAGCATCGACCCGACCCCGGGAATGTAATGAAGGCGCTTGCTTGTTTGGTTAGACCGGTGCCAGGCCATGATCATCCGATCGAACTCCAAGATCTGCTTCTTGAGACTGAGCAGTTGAGTACCGAGTGCGGCAAGGCACGCACGGGCAACCTCAGACACCCGCTGGTCGCTCGGGTCGGCAACAATCTGCAGCAGTTCCGTAACCCCTTTCCGCCCGACCGGGGCGACAATGCCGAACTCGGCGAGATGCGCCCGGATCGAATTAATCACTGCGGTTTGCTGCCGGATGAACAGATGACGGGTGCGGTGAAGCATCAGGCAGCTCTGCTGCTCAGGTGTCTTTGTTGGCACGAACCGCATGTTGGCTCTGCTGACCGCCTCGCAAATCGCTTCTGCGTCAGCCATGTCGTTCTTCTGCCGTTTGACGTAGGGCTTGACGTAAGCCGGCGGCATCAATCGCACGGTATGGCCCAGTGCCTGCAGTTCGCGCGACCAATGGTGAGACGAGGCGCAGGCCTCGATGCCAACCAGGCATGGTGGCAGCTTCTCAAAGAACGCTAGTACGTGGCGACACTTCAACTGGCGGCGGATGACCACCTGGCCACCAGCGTCAACTCCGTGGACTTGGAAAACCGACTTGGCGATGTCGAAACCGATTGTCGTAACCGTCTGCATGGCTCGCTCCTCTGAATCGTGGGAGCCTTAACAGCCCCCACATCCATGGCACTCTCGTGCCGGTGGAGGAGCCGTCCACAGCATCAATAGCGGAAGTGGCCCGCTGCGCAAACCAAACGTTTCAAAGTTCCTTCAGTGTCCCAGCACCCCTTTCAGTCCCGTATAAATCGACCCTCCGGCCGTTGCCACGAGTCC
The Bradyrhizobium sp. KBS0727 genome window above contains:
- a CDS encoding IS110 family transposase, which translates into the protein MQTVTTIGFDIAKSVFQVHGVDAGGQVVIRRQLKCRHVLAFFEKLPPCLVGIEACASSHHWSRELQALGHTVRLMPPAYVKPYVKRQKNDMADAEAICEAVSRANMRFVPTKTPEQQSCLMLHRTRHLFIRQQTAVINSIRAHLAEFGIVAPVGRKGVTELLQIVADPSDQRVSEVARACLAALGTQLLSLKKQILEFDRMIMAWHRSNQTSKRLHYIPGVGSMLATALVAGVADPRTFRSGRNFSAWIGLVPKQHSSGGKERLGSITKQGDRYLRGLFVAGALAVIRYAKIHGTGHRPWLTALLGRRPTKVAAIALANKIARMAWAMMAKGERYKQPAALAR